The following are from one region of the Trichoderma breve strain T069 chromosome 5, whole genome shotgun sequence genome:
- a CDS encoding cupin domain-containing protein encodes MANYPISFTRVITTHDPESGNAVFEKNIDSTVPFEKFPVPTGRPPTSDYALAYSTTTFPANLDVKQYKSSLQNLSPLNPDGGTACTIVEVPYGNDIAMHRTVSLDYGVVIDGTTELVLDSGEKKTLRKGDVFIQRGTAHAWRNLTKQDDNNGTLRIFFVFQPIEKIQVKGGELDQDLTLGIK; translated from the exons ATGGCCAATTATCCAATTTCGTTCACCAGGGTTATCACAACTCATGACCCAGAAAGCGGCAATGCTGTATTCGAAAAGAATATTGATAGTACCGTGCCGTTCGAAAAATTTCCAGTCCCGACGGGAAGGCCTCCCACATCAGACTATGCTCTTGCATATTCGACCACAACATTTCCG GCCAATCTAGATGTCAAACAGTATAAATCTAGCTTACAAAATTTGTCGCCTCTGAATCCAGATGGTGGCACAGCTTGCACCATCGTTGAAGTGCCATATGGGAACGACATTGCTATGCATCGGACAGTTAGTCTAGATTATGGCGTTGTTATTGATGGAACTACTGAGCTAGTACTTGACtcgggggagaagaagactcTCCGGAAGGGAGACGTTTTTATTCAACGAGGAACTGCTCACGCATGGCGCAATCTCACCAAACAAGACGACAACAATGGTACATTGCGCATCTTCTTTGTGTTTCAGCCAATCGAGAAGATTCAAGTTAAAGGCGGCGAATTGGATCAAGATTTGACTCTAGGTATAAAATAA
- a CDS encoding alcohol dehydrogenase groES-like domain-containing protein, translating into MTPIPPSITTGISNYEETGHGDPLHKMKALTWQAPNQVKLLETARPTIVDDDDVIVRITGSTICGSDLHLLHSAIPELHKNDILGHEFCGIVEKVGPGSKKRKVGERVVASFQIGCGECFYCQKKLSSLCERTNGSLSEHALYGRRTAGMFGYSHFTGGFAGGQAEFVRVPYGDVNLLPLPDDVPDEVGLYLSDVLCTSWNAVVDTGVQPGDTVAVWGGGPVGQMAIEFAVCNGAKRVILIDGGQGRWRLDFVKTKVPQLETIDYTALPKGETVVSVLKKMCDGRGPDVAIEAVGLENDTPELVNEMIESVRGFGSCGITGIYTGYCNGFNIGSLMETGIRLIGNGQAPVHKYWEHLLVLIQQGKIRPLNMVSHRFRLEDMVKVYDLFNHRADGMQKIFVQTQYSSPPAPGTPALTVL; encoded by the exons ATGACTCCAATTCCACCTTCCATTACCACTGGCATTAGCAACTATGAAGAAACCGGTCATGGCGACCCTCTTCATAAGATGAAAGCGCTGACCTGGCAAGCGCCAAACCAGGTGAAGCTTC TGGAAACGGCCAGGCCAACCATagtggatgatgacgacgtgATTGTCAGAATCACCGGAAGCACCATATGTGGTAGcgatctccatcttctccatt CCGCTATTCCAGAGCTTCATAAAAACGACATTTTGGGTCATGAATTCTGCGGCATTGTTGAGAAAGTCGGACCAGGAtccaagaagcgcaaagtGGGTGAGCGAGTGGTAGCTTCTTTCCAGATTGGATGTGGAGAGTGCTTCTACTGCCAAAAGAAGCTGTCTTCTCTTTGTGAGCGGACCAATGGCAGTCTTAGTGAACATGCTCTCTATGGTCGTCGAACTGCAG GCATGTTTGGATATTCCCACTTTACGGGAGGGTTTGCCGGTGGCCAAGCTGAATTCGTCCGTGTTCCCTATGGCGACGTAAatcttctgcctcttccagaTGATGTTCCCGATGAGGTGGGCCTTTACCTCTCGGATGTGCTGTGCACTTCTTGGAATGCCGTGGTCGACACGGGCGTCCAGCCAGGAGACACAGTTGCTGTGTGGGGTGGTGGTCCCGTTGGGCAAATGGCCATCGAATTTGCCGTTTGCAACGGGGCAAAGAGAGTGATACTGATCGACGGAGGCCAAGGACGTTGGCGTTTGGACTTTGTGAAGACCAAAGTCCCACAGCTCGAGACCATTGACTATACAGCGCTACCAAAGGGGGAAACCGTTGTCTCTgttttgaagaagatgtgcGACGGACGTGGCCCTGACGTTGCAATTGA AGCGGTGGGTTTGGAAAATGACACACCAGAGCTGGTGAATGAGATGATTGAGTCAGTCCGGGGCTTTGGAAGCTGTGGTATTACTGGCATTTACACAGGTTAT TGTAACGGATTCAACATTGGATCTTTGATGGAAACCGGTATTCGTCTTATCGGCAATGGACAGGCTCCTGTGCACAAGTATTGGGAGCACCTTTTGGTGCTCATTCAACAGGGAAAAATTAGACCATTGAATATGGTCTCTCATCGATTCAGACTTGAGGATATGGTTAAAGTATACGACTTGTTTAACCATCGTGCAGATGGCATGCAGAAGATATTCGTGCAGACTCAGTACTCATCGCCTCCTGCACCTGGAACTCCTGCTTTGACAGTACTTTGA
- a CDS encoding NAD dependent epimerase/dehydratase family domain-containing protein, translating into MAGDLVLLTGATGFIGFRTLVLLLEAGYKVRAAVRNVAGFEKIKALKSAAPYASQMEHIVVPDITVPGAYDEAVKGVKYIVHVASPFSSPDLVQSDYESSFIQPAVKGTVGMLDSAITAESVKRVVITGSILSITGLAVYGPDVIVDENHRTVVTTGPFPSWIAAYAASKALALEATKEWMTKNKPPFDLITIEPVFVLGRDETAKDVESLLRGPNATLIGPMTGKPQPIPLPCNPVHVDDVAFMHVRALDPSVPGNEDYLSCAHSLQRVKWDESFDIVKKHYPKECAEGIFKVDTAVRPKTLDKIVDTTKAEKAFGIIFKSFEEQILSVTGQYLELIGQK; encoded by the exons ATGGCTGGTGACCTTGTTCTT CTTACCGGAGCCACGGGCTTCATTGGCTTTCGCACTCTGGTTCTTCTCTTGGAAGCAGGCTACAAAGTCCGTGCTGCAGTTCGAAATGTCGCGGGTTTTGAAAAGATCAAGGCTCTCAAATCTGCTGCTCCGTATGCGTCGCAGATGGAACATATCGTTGTTCCAGATATCACAGTACCGGGTGCCTACGATGAAGCAGTCAAAGGGGTCAAATATATCGTACACGTGGCgtcgcccttttcttctcctgacCTTGTTCAAAGTGATTACGAGTCCAGCTTTATACAGCCGGCAGTTAAAGGCACTGTTGGCATGCTAGACTCAGCAATTACTGCTGAGAGTGTCAAAAGAGTTGTCATCACTGGATCCATTCTCTCAATCACAGGCCTTGCCGTATATGGTCCCGATGTGATCGTTGATG AAAATCACCGCACTGTCGTCACCACAGGACCTTTTCCCAGCTGGATAGCAGCATATGCCGCCTCTAAAGCTCTGGCCCTGGAGGCAACAAAAGAGTGGATGACAAAAAATAAGCCCCCTTTCGATCTAATTACGATTGAACCGGTCTTTGTTCTTGGACGAGACGAAACAGCCAAAGATGTTGAGTCGCTGCTCAGAGGTCCCAATGCTACTCTGATCGGCCCTATGACAGGCAAACCGCAACCCATACCACTTCCATGCAACCCGGTTCACGTTGACGATGTTGCTTTTATGCATGTCCGCGCTCTCGACCCTAGTGTGCCTGGTAACGAGGACTACCTGTCTTGTGCTCACTCTCTTCAAAGGGTCAAATGGGATGAATCATTTGATATCGTCAAGAAGCATTATCCCAAAGAATGCGCTGAGGGAATCTTCAAGGTCGATACCGCAGTGCGACCAAAGACTTTGGATAAAATAGTTGATACCACTaaggctgagaaggcatTTGGCATCATCTTTAAGTCTTTTGAAGAGCAGATACTGAGTGTCACTGGGCAGTACTTGGAGCTAATTGGTCAGAAATAA
- a CDS encoding copper amine oxidase, enzyme domain-containing protein, giving the protein MASKLKNKSLFKEACFVNGDFISAKAGNVFTVTDPATQKIIGKCPEFSQADTEKAIEAAASAFPAFKTLTGRERARLLRKWLQLIIDNIDDLAFLLTLENGKTIAEAKGEINFAASFVEYYSEEAVRIYGDTIPASVDGKKILTLKEPVGVCALITPWNFPSAMITRKAAPALAAGCTVIIKAPGETPFSGLALAELARQAGFPKGVINVITALDNTVEVGNTLTHSPLVQKVSFTGSTAVGKLLMEQASSTMKRVSFELGGNAPLIVFNDADVDQAVEEAISSKFRSSGQSCVCANRLYVHESIHDEFVRKYAAVVRRFKVGSGLDDSVSHGPLIHERAAQKVHSHVLDAVGKGAKVIVGGALVPSLGQSFYLPTVLTGMKANMLLAQEETFGPVAGIFSFNSDQQVVSLANDSDVGLAAYLFGKDVSRLWRVAEALQVGMVGINTGIISDNAAPWTGVKQSGIGREGGKYVLRDNAAATKKRCDEAFSPVTNRCGNCSRLGLTCRVARTRLETVEQGGLIREQIRDGVNSTSDLSAPTPPLQSPSDKAGLPLAEDLGLTKLVDDEDLSGHGPVLARGKTPRDSQTVDEIEILSPKTDAGHESPAHFSFFPYVLEQGQSSHIDYYRSNVISATSIILDEDTGLHQLIPKAFSAKHLMSALLAYSMAHRAQIPGDVALAESYRQQATTQYGKAIIALRSALSRKDDDFESLITSTLLLAATETTMGGVSDWYNHCIGANQLVRAFTTNINVEHVAYHRFLIRYLMYHDVLGAVTMRQAPILDSSFYKREITGLASDSTHPMVGANAKILSLMAKVCQLHEEAMKERAKSEEDGLNLALIYGNGADIEQRLISFKLPPSLPLLLCFVTEAYRSSALLYLYQVLDEIEEIRDMASASSCCHNGDDRGGSSELPAPEQRPLGSILPEEIRQTSSLIRAQFTPGTAFAFRVISLVEPRKSELKPHLEALRRGISRPDTPFPARITFAHYYVAGPKDFYRAYVDVSGNSAKLIVNEKLDAKRHAISDPAEMMRAEKACLNDPLIVKQISQLSLPSGSQVMIDPWTYATDEKLDVEKRTLICYFYLKGNASEVDANHYAYPLDFYCHFDMVNLKVVKLFRLPKKDFEHEVEIKQNEVQSAAAAPWGTVSLDRQNEYHPDLRSGPKKIPTPLRVVQPDGPSFRITGNVVEWMGWKFHVGFNYREGMTLHNITLDGRNTFYRLALSEMFVPYADPRAPYHRKAAFDLGSNGAGVCANNLALGCDCLGLIKYFDAHLTDINGNPRVMKNVICCHEVDDGLLWKHLNFRTQKAALVRSRTLVLQSIITVSNYEYILAFIFDTAGAIHYEVRATGIVSTVPIEQGVKSSAHGTVVADGAMAPYHQHFFNLRIDPAIDGHENSVVVEETVPLPINEGNPQGIGYHVKQEVIEKEGFADIDPLKNRVFKIINPSSRNPVNDKPVAYAVVPFNSQLILANPNSFHARRSEFALHSMWFTKYHDDELYASGEWTNQSAGDEGILTWIKGRNEEIDNGDVVVWHTFGTTHNPRVEDWPVMPVDKLQVTLKPVNFFPRNPAIDLPMSTQKDNDSKLYSRM; this is encoded by the exons AAAAACAAGAGTTTGTTCAAGGAAGCTTGTTTTGTCAATGGCGACTTCATTTCAGCCAAAGCGGGCAACGTCTTCACTGTTACTG ATCCTGCAACTCAGAAGATTATCGGCAAATGTCCAGAGTTTTCTCAAGCCGATACCGAGAAAGCCATCGAGGccgcagcttcagcttttcCCGCCTTCAAAACCTTGACAGGCCGCGAGAGAGCCCGGTTATTGCGAAAATGGCTTCAGTTAATCATTGATAACATCGATGACCTCGCCTTTTTGTTGACATTGGAAAATGGTAAAACAATAGCAGAAGCAAAGGGAGAAATTAATTTTGCTGCAAGCTTCGTGGAATATTACAGCGAGGAAGCAGTCCGTATCTATGGAGATACTATTCCAGCTTCTGTGGATGGAAAGAAGATTCTGACTTTGAAGGAACCCGTTGGTGTCTGTGCATTAATCACTCC ATGGAATTTCCCCTCCGCTATGATCACTCGAAAAGCGGCACCTGCCCTTGCTGCAGGTTGCACggtcatcatcaaggcccCTGGAGAGACTCCATTCAGTGGATTGGCTCTCGCTGAGTTGGCTAGACAGGCTGGCTTTCCCAAAGGCGTCATCAACGTCATCACAGCTTTGGATAACACCGTTGAGGTGGGCAATACTCTAACGCACTCCCCGCTGGTACAGAAAGTTTCATTCACTGGATCAACCGCAGTTGGAAAGCTTTTAATGGAGCAAGCCTCTTCAACGATGAAGAGGGTCAGTTTTGAGCTTGGAGGAAATGCACCCTTGATTGTTTTCAATGACGCAGATGTGGATCAAGCGGTTGAAGAAGCAATCTCCAGCAAATTTAGAAGTTCAGGGCAATCATGCGTCTGTGCAAATAGGCTGTATGTGCACGAGAGCATTCACGACGAATTCGTCCGTAAATATGCAGCGGTTGTGCGGCGATTCAAAGTGGGCTCCGGATTAGACGACTCCGTTTCTCACGGTCCATTGATCCATGAGCGTGCAGCCCAAAAGGTTCATTCTCACGTTCTCGATGCTGTTGGGAAAGGGGCAAAGGTCATCGTGGGAGGCGCCCTGGTCCCGAGTCTCGGCCAGAGCTTCTATTTGCCTACCGTCTTAACTGGTATGAAAGCCAATATGCTGCTTGCTCAAGAAGAGACATTTGGGCCTGTTGCTGGGATATTTTCGTTCAATTCTGACCAGCAAGTCGTTTCTCTTGCGAATGATTCTGATGTAGGCCTTGCCGCCTACTTATTCGGGAAGGATGTTTCCCGACTCTGGAGAGTGGCGGAGGCATTGCAAGTGGGAATGGTAGGGATCAACACTGGCATCATCAGCGATAATGCCGCCCC GTGGACGGGAGTCAAACAAAGCGGAATTggcagagaaggaggaaaatATG TCCTCCGTGATAACGCTGCCGCCAC AAAAAAACGGTGTGATGAAGCTTTCAGCCCCGTAACCAATCGGTGTGGGAATTGCTCCCGGCTTGGCTTAACTTGCCGCGTTGCCCGGACTCGTCTTGAAACGGTAGAGCAGGGCGGTCTTATCCGTGAGCAAATCCGTGATGGCGTCAACTCTACCTCGGACCTATCAGCTCCTACACCTCCTTTGCAATCTCCGAGTGACAAAGCGGGCTTGCCATTAGCCGAGGATCTGGGTCTGACCAAGCTtgtcgatgacgaagatTTATCGGGTCATGGACCTGTTCTTGCTCGGGGGAAAACCCCCAGAGACTCGCAGACGGTGGATGAGATCGAGATACTATCTCCGAAAACCGATGCAGGTCATGAAAGCCCGGCtcacttctccttcttcccatACGTGCTGGAGCAAGGACAGTCGTCCCACATAGACTACTATCGAAGTAATGTAATCTCAGCTACTTCCATCATCTTGGATGAGGATACGGGCCTTCATCAGTTGATTCCAAAGGCGTTTAGCGCCAAACACCTGATGAGCGCTTTGCTTGCCTATTCCATGGCACACCGAGCACAAATACCTGGCGACGTAGCTTTGGCTGAATCTTATCGTCAGCAAGCTACTACGCAATATGGAAAGGCGATCATAGCCCTTCGATCGGCCTTGAGCCGCAAAGACGATGACTTTGAAAGTCTCATCACAtctactcttcttcttgcggcAACTGAGACTACCATGGGCGGAGTATCAGACTGGTATAACCACTGCATAGGAGCAAATCAGCTTGTGCGGGCCTTTACGACGAACATTAATGTGGAACATGTCGCGTATCATCGGTTTCTCATCCGCTATCTTATGTATCACGACGTTCTTGGCGCGGTTACCATGCGCCAGGCCCCTATCCTCGACTCATCGTTCTACAAGCGAGAGATTACGGGACTGGCTTCTGACTCTACGCATCCTATGGTGGGTGCAAACGCCAAAATATTATCTCTGATGGCCAAAGTGTGCCAACTACATGAAGAGGCTATGAAAGAGAGGGCCAAGTCAGAGGAAGATGGTCTTAACCTTGCGCTGATTTATGGCAATGGCGCGGACATTGAGCAACGACTGATATCTTTCAAgcttcctccatctctcccgCTTCTATTATGCTTCGTTACGGAGGCATATCGCAGCTCTGCGTTGCTCTATCTATACCAAGTATTGGATGAAATTGAAG AAATACGCGACatggcatctgcatcaagCTGCTGTCATAACGGCGATGACCGTGGTGGCTCGTCTGAACTACCTGCGCCGGAACAACGCCCGCTGGGATCTATTTTACCAGAGGAGATTAGACAG ACATCGTCTCTTATACGGGCGCAGTTCACTCCCGGTACTGCCTTTGCGTTTCGAGTGATATCTCTCGTCGAGCCACGAAAGTCGGAGCTGAAGCCGCATCTCGAAGCGCTGCGCCGCGGTATCAGTCGTCCCGACACACCCTTTCCTGCCAGAATCACCTTTGCACACTATTATGTCGCGGGCCCGAAGGATTTCTACCGAGCCTATGTCGATGTGTCGGGAAATTCGGCGAAGCTGATAGTCAATGAGAAGCTCGATGCGAAGAGACACGCAATCTCCGATCCGGCAGAGATGATGCGCGCCGAGAAAGCCTGCCTCAATGATCCGCTCATCGTCAAGCAAATTAGCCAGCTTTCGCTGCCATCGGGTAGCCAAGTCATGATTGATCCGTGGACCTACGCCACAGATGAGAAGCTTGACGTGGAGAAGAGAACTCTTATT TGCTATTTCTATCTCAAGGGCAATGCTTCTGAGGTTGATGCAAACCACTACGCCTATCCACTGGATTTTTACTGTCACTTTGACATGGTCAATCTCAAAGTGGTCAAGCTCTTTCGACTGCCAAAGAAGGATTTTGAGCACGAAGTCGAAATTAAGCAGAACGAAGTGCagtctgcagcagctgctccgtGGGGGACAGTGTCTCTTGATCGCCAAAACGAGTATCATCCAGATTTAAGATCAGGCCCGAAGAAAATCCCAACTCCTCTGCGTGTTGTGCAGCCGGATGGCCCTTCGTTCCGTATTACGGGTAACGTGGTGGAATGGATGGGTTGGAAGTTCCATGTAGGATTCAACTAT CGCGAAGGCATGACTTTGCATAACATTACCCTCGATGGACGCAATACCTTTTATCGCCTAGCACTCTCAGA AATGTTTGTTCCATATGCCGACCCCAGAGCGCCTTACCATAGAAAGGCTGCCTTCGATCTCGGAAGCAACGGTGCTGGTGTCTGTGCAAACAATCTTGCACTGGGTTGCGATTGTCTGGGCTTGATCAAATACTTTGATGCTCATCTGACCGACATTAATGGCAATCCTCGGGTGATGAAAAACGTCATCTGCTGCCACGAAGTCGACGATGGCTTGCTATGGAAGCACCTCAACTTTAGAACCCAAAAGGCCGCGCTCGTTCGCTCTCGGACTCTCGTTTTGCAAAGCATTATCACAGTATCGAATTACGAGTACATTCTTGCATTCATCTTTGATACAGCTGGTGCCATTCATTACGAAGTTCGCGCCACCGGAATTGTATCTACGGTGCCCATTG AACAAGGAGTCAAATCTAGCGCCCATGGAACTGTTGTGGCTGATGGTGCAATGGCGCCGTACCACCAGCACTTTTTCAATCTCAGAATTGACCCTGCCATCGACGGCCATGAGAATTCCGTCGTTGTGGAAGAGACGGTTCCTCTTCCAATCAACGAGGGCAACCCTCAGGGCATAGGATACCACGTGAAGCAGGAAGtgatagaaaaagaaggatttGCTGATATCGACCCTCTGAAAAACCGAGTCTTCAAGATCATCAACCCATCCAGCCGCAACCCCGTCAATGACAAGCCAGTTGCATACGCCGTGGTTCCTTTCAATAGCCAG CTCATACTTGCCAACCCCAACTCATTTCACGCACGACGATCCGAATTCGCCCTACACAGCATGTGGTTTACCAAGTACCACGACGACGAGCTTTACGCGTCTGGCGAATGGACAAACCAATCTGCAGGGGACGAGGGCATATTGACCTGGATCAAGGGCAGGAATGAAGAGATCGACAACGGCGATGTTGTCGTATGGCATACCTTCGGCACTACTCACAACCCTCGCGTGGAG GATTGGCCCGTCATGCCTGTTGACAAGCTTCAGGTCACACTGAAGCCGGTAAACTTCTTCCCGCGCAACCCGGCTATTGACTTGCCCATGAGCACTCAGAAAGATAACGATTCCAAGTTGTACAGCCGAATGTAA
- a CDS encoding putative esterase domain-containing protein, whose product MASTFTTNATINSFGGRFLKLTHQSAVTGTPMNLTLYLPPSAAASKPAPLLIYLSGLTCSPDNVTEKGFLHSYASSLGLALLYPDTSPRGLDLPGEHESWDFGSAASFYIDATAEPWNKNYKMESYLTKELPDLLFGAFKELDSSRVSIAGHSMGGHGALTLYLKNPGKYKSVSAFAPIANPVNCPWGQKAFSGYLGDNKEEWKKHDASELLRSWKGPLNALIDVGTEDNFYKQGQLLPENFAKVAEEIGASDLQVNYREGYDHSYFFISTFAGDHVQHAAKALGLL is encoded by the exons ATGGCTTCTACTTTCACAACCAACGCAACTATCAACAGCTTTGGCGGTCGATTCCTAAAGCTAACTCACCAGTCCGCCGTCACAGGCACACCCATGAATCTAACGCTTTATCTCCCTCCCTCCGCTGCCGCTTCTAAGCCCGCTCCTCTTCTCATCTACCTCTCTGGCCTGACATGTTCACCCGACAACGTCACTGAAAAGGGCTTCCTCCACTCCTATGCCTCTTCCCTCGGCCTCGCCCTCCTCTACCCTGATACTTCCCCCCGCGGCCTTGATCTCCCCGGCGAGCACGAATCGTGGGACTTTGGTAGCGCAGCAAGCTTCTATATCGATGCTACTGCTGAACCATGGAACAAAAATTACAAGATGGAGTCGTATCTCACCAAGGAGCTACCAGACCTACTGTTTGGTGCTTTTAAGGAGCTCGACTCGTCGCGAGTCTCCATTGCTGGCCACTCCATGGGCGGCCATGGCGCTTTAACCCTGTACCTTAAGAATCCCGGCAAGTACAAGAGTGTCAGCGCTTTTGCGCCTATTGCCAACCCTGTCAACTGTCCCTGGGGCCAGAAAGCTTTCTCTGGCTACCTAGGTGATAACAAAGAGGAATGGAAGAAACACGATGCTTCGGAGCTGCTTCGGAGTTGGAAGGGTCCTCTAAATGCCCTCATTGATGTT GGCACTGAAGATAACTTCTACAAACAGGGCCAACTGCTCCCTGAAAACTTTGCGAAGGTCGCAGAGGAGATTGGTGCAAGCGACCTCCAAGTCAATTACCGAGAA GGCTATGACCATTCatacttcttcatctccacatTCGCTGGCGATCACGTCCAGCATGCCGCCAAGGCTCTGGGTCTCCTTTGA
- a CDS encoding glutathione-dependent formaldehyde-activating enzyme domain-containing protein: MAFSLHPVIDNGITKGAADFTGGTIYCHCPSDKVAVTLKSNVVHNHACGCSKCWKPEGALFAIIGVLPRDAVSVTANGSKLHVLDPEATIQRNACKECGVHLFGRIEKDHAFKGLDFVHVELSDVKGWQEPQFAAFVSSIIEQGFDPKDIDQVRGKFKSLGLETYDVLSPPLMDMLAAFTAKQAGLL, encoded by the coding sequence ATGGCATTTTCACTCCATCCCGTCATCGACAACGGAATCACCAAGGGTGCCGCCGACTTCACTGGGGGCACTATTTACTGCCACTGCCCCTCGGACAAAGTGGCCGTCACCCTGAAGAGCAATGTTGTTCACAACCATGCTTGCGGCTGCTCTAAATGCTGGAAGCCAGAGGGAGCGCTCTTCGCCATTATTGGCGTTTTGCCTCGCGATGCCGTCTCGGTGACTGCAAACGGATCCAAGCTCCATGTTTTGGATCCAGAGGCGACAATCCAACGCAATGCCTGCAAGGAGTGCGGCGTTCACTTGTTTGGTCGGATTGAGAAAGACCACGCTTTCAAAGGCCTGGACTTTGTGCACGTGGAGCTCTCTGATGTGAAGGGCTGGCAGGAGCCCCAATTCGCGGCATTTGTGTCTTCTATCATCGAGCAAGGATTTGACCCCAAGGATATTGATCAAGTGCGTGGAAAGTTCAAGTCTCTCGGACTGGAGACCTATGATGTGCTTTCCCCCCCGCTTATGGATATGCTAGCGGCCTTCACGGCGAAGCAAGCAGGTCTACTCTAA